In Vibrio japonicus, the following are encoded in one genomic region:
- a CDS encoding ABC transporter ATP-binding protein — protein sequence MSELATNIEPEEILLSVNNIEVVYDEVILVLRGVSLEVPKGKIVTLLGANGAGKSTTLKAISGLLKTEDGEVTRGEINFMGERIDNKSPEEIVRSGIFQVMEGRRIVEDMTVIENLRLGAFTRNDNEVEQDIEMVFDYFPRLKERTGLAGYLSGGEQQMLAIGRALMARPKMILLDEPSMGLSPLLVKEVFSIINKINKDQGITMLLVEQNANFALHAADYGYIMESGKIVLDGTKHELLNNEDVKEFYLGGGDEERKSFKNLKSYKRRKRWL from the coding sequence ATGAGTGAATTAGCAACGAATATCGAACCTGAAGAAATATTGCTCTCGGTGAACAATATTGAAGTGGTCTACGATGAAGTCATTTTGGTATTGCGTGGCGTGAGCCTTGAGGTGCCGAAAGGGAAGATCGTGACGTTATTAGGCGCGAACGGGGCAGGTAAATCGACGACATTAAAAGCGATTTCTGGTTTGTTGAAAACGGAAGATGGCGAAGTGACCCGTGGGGAAATCAACTTCATGGGCGAGCGTATCGACAACAAAAGCCCGGAAGAGATTGTCCGTTCGGGCATTTTCCAAGTGATGGAAGGGCGTCGCATTGTCGAAGACATGACGGTTATCGAAAACCTTCGTTTAGGTGCGTTTACCCGTAATGACAACGAAGTAGAGCAAGATATCGAAATGGTATTTGACTACTTCCCGAGACTGAAAGAGCGCACTGGCCTCGCTGGCTACTTGTCGGGCGGTGAGCAGCAGATGTTGGCAATTGGCCGTGCTCTGATGGCACGCCCGAAAATGATCCTGCTTGATGAGCCTTCGATGGGGCTTTCGCCACTGTTGGTGAAAGAGGTGTTCAGTATTATTAACAAGATCAATAAAGATCAAGGTATCACCATGTTGCTGGTTGAGCAGAACGCGAACTTTGCGCTGCATGCTGCCGACTATGGCTACATTATGGAGTCAGGCAAGATTGTACTTGATGGTACTAAACATGAGCTGCTCAATAATGAAGACGTCAAAGAGTTTTATCTCGGTGGTGGCGACGAAGAGCGTAAGAGCTTCAAGAATCTTAAGTCTTACAAACGTCGTAAGCGTTGGTTGTAA
- a CDS encoding ABC transporter substrate-binding protein yields the protein MNKGHLATTLVLSSALFTTASWAKDSVFVGHLVDFSGPTAYVSKPYGSGVRDALRWINQNGGINGTELEFETVDMAYKVPVAISNYKRWVARKNMVAMQGWGTADTEALISFVTKDKVPVFSASYSGHLTDPTGKNPKTAKPAPYNFFYGASYSDACRALVKWAKEDWESKGNTGAPKFTHIGDNHPFPNAPKEACAEYAKELGFDVQNPVVVSLKPGDFKAQCLSLKESGTNYGYIANLGGSVVSLVKSCNTVGTEFQYMANIWGGDKPVIEAAGDGLKDYVFPGMTAFWGDDSEGMKLVQEISKQSESEPGEFRTHHYIRGVCSAFYMKEAMEWAKGNGGITGENIKKGMYVHKNWVPKGLEGVCIPANWQPEDHRGTTTVNVFMGNNKGGAVDVKKVSQVTLSRRDDWLGY from the coding sequence ATGAATAAAGGACATTTAGCGACAACGTTGGTGCTATCTTCGGCACTGTTTACTACCGCATCTTGGGCAAAAGATTCCGTGTTTGTCGGGCATCTGGTGGACTTTTCTGGTCCTACTGCATACGTCAGTAAACCTTATGGTTCTGGGGTACGAGACGCCTTGCGTTGGATAAACCAAAATGGCGGCATCAACGGTACTGAGCTTGAATTTGAAACGGTGGATATGGCGTACAAGGTGCCAGTGGCGATTTCGAACTACAAACGTTGGGTTGCTCGCAAAAACATGGTGGCAATGCAAGGTTGGGGCACAGCAGATACGGAGGCGCTGATCTCTTTCGTAACCAAAGACAAAGTGCCAGTATTTTCAGCTTCTTACTCGGGCCACTTAACGGACCCTACGGGCAAAAACCCGAAAACAGCCAAGCCTGCTCCGTATAACTTTTTCTATGGCGCTTCTTACTCGGATGCCTGTCGTGCATTGGTGAAGTGGGCGAAAGAGGATTGGGAATCGAAGGGTAATACAGGCGCACCTAAGTTTACTCACATTGGTGATAACCATCCGTTCCCTAACGCTCCAAAAGAAGCGTGTGCAGAATATGCGAAAGAGCTGGGCTTTGACGTGCAAAACCCAGTGGTGGTGTCACTCAAACCGGGTGATTTTAAAGCGCAATGTCTATCACTTAAAGAGTCTGGCACGAACTACGGTTACATCGCCAACTTAGGTGGCTCGGTGGTATCGCTAGTGAAATCGTGTAACACAGTAGGCACGGAATTCCAGTACATGGCGAATATCTGGGGTGGCGATAAACCTGTAATCGAAGCGGCAGGTGATGGTCTGAAAGATTATGTATTCCCAGGGATGACCGCATTCTGGGGCGACGATAGCGAAGGGATGAAACTGGTTCAGGAAATTTCGAAACAGTCAGAATCTGAACCGGGCGAGTTTAGAACTCACCACTACATTCGCGGTGTTTGCTCTGCGTTCTACATGAAAGAAGCAATGGAATGGGCGAAAGGTAATGGCGGTATTACTGGCGAAAACATCAAGAAAGGTATGTATGTACACAAAAACTGGGTGCCAAAAGGTCTAGAAGGTGTATGTATTCCAGCGAACTGGCAGCCAGAAGATCACCGCGGCACGACAACAGTAAACGTGTTTATGGGTAACAACAAAGGTGGCGCGGTAGACGTTAAGAAAGTGTCTCAGGTTACGCTGTCACGTCGTGATGATTGGCTAGGTTACTAA
- a CDS encoding branched-chain amino acid ABC transporter permease yields the protein MAQLSMRPCGDFRTTYKSDTPIFETKTIRSLAIAGVIAMLAAPLVLDIYFLNLFIQIAYLGIAALGLNILVGFTGQISLGHGAFFGFGAFASAWLNNQFNIPVVFAIPLAGYLTMIVGMLFGLPAARIKGLYLAIATLAAQFILEDFFARAEWFSGGSYGASASPINLFGFEFSTDESFFYVALFALIFMYMWASNLIRSRDGRAFVSVRDHYLSAEIMGINLTKYRLLSFGVCAFYAGIGGALYGHYLGFVSAEGFTILMSIQFLAMIIIGGLGSVKGTLMGTIFIVLLPEVLEFSVTGLAAFSDNTSFIDGLAYFKEMAIGLVIMLFLIFEPQGLSHRWQQIRAYWKHYPFSY from the coding sequence ATGGCTCAACTTAGCATGCGCCCATGTGGGGATTTTCGAACCACATACAAAAGTGATACGCCAATTTTTGAAACCAAAACCATCAGAAGCCTCGCGATAGCGGGTGTGATCGCCATGCTGGCAGCGCCTCTGGTACTGGATATTTACTTCCTTAACTTGTTTATTCAAATTGCGTACCTCGGTATCGCGGCCCTTGGTTTGAACATTCTGGTCGGCTTTACCGGACAAATCTCGCTAGGTCACGGTGCGTTCTTTGGCTTTGGCGCGTTTGCATCGGCTTGGCTGAACAACCAGTTCAACATTCCAGTGGTGTTTGCCATTCCGCTCGCGGGTTACTTGACCATGATCGTCGGAATGCTCTTTGGCTTACCAGCCGCTCGAATCAAAGGTTTGTACCTTGCGATTGCGACCCTAGCCGCGCAGTTCATTTTGGAAGACTTCTTTGCACGCGCGGAGTGGTTCAGTGGTGGCTCATACGGCGCGAGTGCCAGCCCAATCAACCTGTTTGGCTTCGAGTTTTCAACCGATGAAAGCTTCTTCTATGTTGCACTGTTTGCGTTGATCTTTATGTATATGTGGGCTTCGAACCTCATCCGTTCGCGTGATGGCCGTGCGTTTGTCTCTGTGCGAGATCATTACCTATCAGCGGAAATCATGGGCATCAACCTGACTAAATATCGTTTGCTCTCTTTTGGTGTGTGTGCGTTTTACGCGGGCATTGGTGGTGCGCTCTATGGTCACTATTTAGGGTTTGTTTCCGCTGAAGGCTTTACCATTTTGATGTCGATTCAGTTCTTAGCGATGATCATCATCGGTGGTCTGGGATCGGTAAAAGGTACCTTAATGGGTACGATATTCATCGTATTACTGCCTGAAGTATTAGAGTTTAGCGTGACAGGGTTGGCTGCGTTTAGCGATAACACTTCGTTCATTGATGGACTTGCTTACTTCAAAGAGATGGCGATTGGTCTGGTCATCATGCTGTTCTTAATTTTTGAACCTCAAGGGTTGTCGCATCGCTGGCAACAAATTCGAGCATATTGGAAACACTATCCGTTTTCTTACTAA
- a CDS encoding branched-chain amino acid ABC transporter permease, which translates to MNTDLLLQLVINGVIVGMLYGVVAMCFVLIYKSTQVVNFAQGEFLLIGAWVCWAALVHLQLPFFVGFLLTLAFMMVFGIAVQTIVLRPLIGEPIISVIMVTIGLSMFFQALMKWMFGVSAVSYPQVFETNVVNIGGLNVEFAYILSLIFSMIIMGAFYWFFKFSKMGLAMRATAFNQQVAQSLGISIKRVFAISWAISAMVSATAGIVIGIVNGVSDALSIIGIKVFPAVILGGLDSVVGAIVGGITIGVLENLAEFFDSQYLQVGNLYNIAPFYVLLIILAFKPYGLFGTKDIERI; encoded by the coding sequence GTGAATACGGATTTATTACTGCAACTCGTCATTAATGGCGTGATCGTCGGCATGTTGTATGGCGTGGTCGCCATGTGCTTTGTACTGATTTACAAATCAACTCAGGTGGTGAACTTTGCGCAGGGTGAGTTTCTACTGATCGGCGCATGGGTGTGTTGGGCAGCATTGGTGCATCTACAACTGCCGTTTTTCGTCGGCTTCTTACTGACGCTCGCCTTCATGATGGTGTTTGGTATCGCGGTGCAAACCATCGTGCTCAGGCCGTTGATTGGTGAGCCGATCATCTCGGTGATCATGGTGACGATTGGTTTGTCGATGTTTTTCCAAGCACTGATGAAATGGATGTTTGGTGTATCGGCGGTGTCGTACCCGCAAGTGTTTGAGACCAATGTGGTCAATATTGGTGGTTTGAACGTGGAATTTGCTTACATCCTCAGTTTGATCTTCTCGATGATCATCATGGGCGCGTTCTACTGGTTCTTCAAATTCAGCAAAATGGGTTTGGCGATGCGAGCGACCGCATTTAACCAGCAGGTCGCCCAGAGTCTTGGCATTTCCATCAAGAGAGTGTTCGCCATCAGTTGGGCTATTTCAGCGATGGTATCCGCGACAGCAGGGATTGTTATCGGGATCGTAAATGGCGTATCAGACGCACTATCCATCATCGGTATCAAAGTATTCCCAGCGGTTATTTTGGGTGGCTTGGATTCGGTTGTCGGCGCAATCGTCGGTGGTATCACCATCGGGGTGCTGGAGAACTTAGCTGAGTTCTTTGATAGCCAATACCTGCAAGTGGGTAACCTTTACAACATCGCACCTTTCTATGTGCTGTTAATCATTCTTGCCTTCAAGCCATACGGCCTGTTTGGTACCAAAGATATTGAGCGTATTTAA
- a CDS encoding long-chain fatty acid--CoA ligase: protein MAQQHNDWADITSLDTFPKVLQHNAKHWPEQVAMREKEFGIWREFTWQDYENRVKWMALALQDLGIGEQDVVGLLGDNRPEWVWGELAAHAIKGYSLGIYQDSMHEEVAYLINYAKAKVVIAEDEEQCDKLLELGDEIPSVEYIIYCDPRGMRKYDDPRLIDVEKIYQKGQQIDKSEPNKYPSMVDATKGSDLSILCTTSGTTSKPKLAQLHSGSFLDHCAAYLRADPRSPGDNYVSVLPLPWIMEQVYVVGQALISRQIVNFVEEQETMMSDLREIGPNFVLLAPRVWENIVADVSARMMDSTPFKQKMYKLGMSLANKALDQGKRSKLAEWILLRALRDRLGFSNLTSAATGGAAMGPDTFRYLQAIGVPLKQLYGQTEMCGAYTVHQADDVDYDSVGVAFDNADVKVINPDSNGVGEIIAKSTGMFTGYLNNQAAYDEDVQDGWMHTGDAGYFKDSGHLVVIDRLKDMSETSHGDRYSPQFIENKLKFSPFIAEAVVVGKGRPWLSAIICIRYAIVAKWAEQKGIAFTNYTNLSAQPEVYKAIREEVLKVNESLPDAQKISKFILLYKELDADDGELTRTRKVRRGVVAEKYGDIIETIYSAAPTVDVDTVITYQDGTKTRIQTSLVIETLIQHELTLVDSEQRRIA, encoded by the coding sequence ATGGCACAGCAACATAATGATTGGGCAGATATAACCAGCTTAGATACCTTTCCAAAAGTGTTGCAGCACAATGCCAAGCACTGGCCAGAGCAAGTGGCAATGCGTGAGAAAGAGTTCGGTATTTGGCGAGAGTTTACTTGGCAGGATTACGAAAACCGAGTCAAGTGGATGGCACTGGCGCTACAAGATTTAGGCATCGGCGAGCAAGATGTGGTTGGCCTGTTAGGTGACAACCGACCTGAATGGGTATGGGGCGAGTTAGCGGCGCACGCGATCAAAGGCTATTCATTGGGTATCTATCAAGATTCCATGCACGAAGAAGTGGCGTACTTAATCAACTACGCCAAAGCAAAAGTTGTGATTGCCGAAGATGAAGAGCAATGCGATAAACTGCTTGAGCTCGGCGATGAAATCCCAAGTGTGGAATACATCATTTACTGCGACCCACGCGGGATGCGCAAATACGATGATCCACGGCTTATCGATGTAGAGAAAATCTACCAAAAGGGACAACAGATCGATAAATCGGAACCAAACAAATATCCAAGTATGGTTGATGCAACCAAAGGCAGCGATCTCTCGATTCTTTGTACCACCTCGGGTACGACCTCAAAACCGAAACTGGCACAGCTACACAGCGGCTCCTTTTTAGATCACTGTGCGGCTTACTTGCGTGCGGACCCACGTTCTCCGGGCGACAACTACGTTTCTGTACTTCCTCTTCCTTGGATCATGGAGCAGGTTTACGTGGTTGGTCAGGCGTTGATTTCTCGTCAAATCGTCAACTTTGTGGAAGAGCAAGAGACCATGATGTCTGACTTGCGCGAGATTGGTCCGAACTTCGTGCTGCTTGCACCGCGAGTATGGGAAAACATTGTGGCGGATGTGTCTGCACGCATGATGGACTCCACACCGTTTAAGCAAAAGATGTACAAACTAGGCATGAGCTTGGCGAACAAAGCACTGGATCAGGGCAAGCGTTCTAAGCTGGCGGAATGGATTCTTCTGCGCGCTCTACGCGACCGTTTAGGTTTCTCGAATCTGACTTCTGCGGCTACTGGTGGTGCGGCAATGGGGCCAGACACGTTCCGTTATCTGCAAGCGATCGGTGTGCCACTCAAACAGCTTTATGGCCAGACCGAAATGTGTGGCGCGTACACCGTACACCAAGCCGATGACGTGGATTACGATTCAGTTGGTGTCGCATTTGACAATGCGGACGTGAAAGTCATCAACCCAGACAGCAATGGGGTGGGTGAGATCATCGCGAAAAGTACCGGCATGTTTACCGGCTATCTCAATAACCAAGCGGCGTACGATGAAGATGTTCAAGACGGTTGGATGCACACAGGCGATGCGGGCTACTTTAAAGATTCTGGTCACTTAGTGGTGATTGACCGTCTGAAAGACATGTCAGAAACCAGCCACGGCGACCGCTATTCACCTCAGTTTATTGAAAACAAACTCAAGTTCTCGCCATTTATCGCGGAAGCGGTGGTGGTGGGCAAAGGCCGACCTTGGCTCTCTGCGATTATCTGTATCCGTTATGCGATTGTCGCGAAGTGGGCGGAGCAAAAGGGGATTGCGTTTACCAACTACACCAACCTTTCTGCACAGCCAGAAGTGTATAAGGCGATTCGCGAAGAAGTGCTGAAAGTGAATGAATCGCTGCCAGACGCACAGAAAATCAGCAAATTTATTCTGCTTTATAAAGAGCTGGACGCGGATGACGGCGAGCTAACTCGTACACGTAAAGTGCGTCGTGGTGTGGTTGCCGAGAAATACGGTGACATCATCGAGACCATTTACAGCGCCGCGCCGACTGTGGACGTCGATACGGTGATCACTTATCAGGATGGAACCAAGACACGCATTCAAACGTCGCTGGTGATAGAAACGCTTATTCAACATGAGCTGACACTGGTGGATAGCGAACAACGGAGGATCGCATAG
- a CDS encoding ABC transporter ATP-binding protein translates to MVSETPLLQVNDISLAFGGVKALTDVSFHVNEKEIFSIIGPNGAGKTSMLNCISGRYTPNKGSVVFAGNDVTKRTPSQRAELGLGRTFQNLALFSHMSVLDNIMVGRHHLLKNNFVTGPLYWFSNAQKEEMAHRKYVEDVIDFLEIQHIRKATAGTLSYGLRKRVELARAIALKPKLLLLDEPMAGMNLEEKEDMARFIMDLNEELDITIIMIEHDMGVVMDISNRVLVLDFGKHIAMGEPEEVMANPHVKQAYLGEELPTLEESA, encoded by the coding sequence ATGGTATCGGAAACACCTCTTTTGCAGGTAAACGATATTTCATTGGCCTTTGGTGGGGTGAAAGCTTTAACCGACGTGAGCTTCCATGTGAATGAAAAGGAAATCTTTTCAATCATTGGTCCCAATGGTGCTGGCAAAACCTCGATGCTCAACTGCATCTCTGGTCGATACACACCCAATAAAGGTTCTGTAGTCTTTGCTGGAAACGACGTTACCAAACGAACACCGAGTCAACGCGCTGAGTTAGGTTTGGGAAGAACCTTTCAAAACTTAGCCCTCTTTTCACACATGTCTGTGCTCGACAACATCATGGTTGGTCGACATCACCTACTAAAAAACAACTTCGTGACAGGCCCGCTTTATTGGTTCTCTAACGCGCAAAAAGAAGAGATGGCGCACCGCAAGTACGTGGAGGACGTCATCGACTTTCTTGAGATCCAACACATCCGCAAAGCCACAGCTGGAACACTTTCATACGGTTTACGCAAACGTGTTGAACTGGCTCGTGCGATTGCATTAAAGCCAAAGCTGTTATTGCTAGATGAGCCAATGGCCGGGATGAACCTAGAAGAAAAGGAAGACATGGCGCGCTTCATCATGGATCTGAACGAAGAACTCGATATCACCATCATCATGATTGAACACGACATGGGCGTGGTGATGGACATCTCTAACCGCGTGTTGGTTTTGGATTTTGGTAAACACATTGCCATGGGCGAACCGGAAGAAGTGATGGCGAACCCACACGTGAAACAGGCGTACTTGGGTGAAGAACTACCGACATTAGAGGAGAGTGCATAA
- a CDS encoding electron transfer flavoprotein-ubiquinone oxidoreductase translates to MERDCMEFDVLIVGAGPAGLSAACRVKQLAMEKDQEISVCVVEKGSEVGAHILSGAVFETRSLDELFPGWEERGAPLNTKVNQDKTYYLGNEINGHELPSWAVPSTLHNDGNYIISLGSLCRWMASQAENLGVEIYPGFSANRAIIDEQNRVCGVITGDMGLDKNGEQKANFEPGIELRAKFTLFAEGARGHIGKQLINKFNLAEDKTPQHYAIGFKELWEIPEEQHQQGLVVHGLGWPLSSKATGGSYLYHLEGNQVAVGLIVDLNYKNPHLSPFDEFQRFKHHPMIEQYLKNGKRISYGARAITKGGFHSLPTQQFAGGLLIGCDAGTLNGAKIKGTHTAMKSGMIAAEAVIEAISNQSVTADYQKHFEQSWLYEELYQARNFSSGIHKFGSWLGGGLALLEHNVLKGKAKWNIRCDKPDHRAMVLAKSSNVITYPKPDGVLSFDRLSSVYLSNIFHEEDQPCHLQLTSHLIPIEQNLVLYAEPAQRYCPAGVYEIVHSEKQPELQINAANCIHCKTCDIKDPSQNITWTPPEGGGGPNYPNM, encoded by the coding sequence ATGGAAAGAGACTGCATGGAGTTTGATGTTCTGATTGTGGGTGCGGGACCGGCAGGCTTGTCTGCTGCCTGTCGCGTCAAACAGTTGGCAATGGAAAAAGACCAAGAAATCTCAGTTTGTGTTGTAGAGAAAGGTTCGGAAGTTGGCGCGCATATTTTGTCGGGAGCCGTGTTTGAAACACGCAGTTTGGACGAACTGTTTCCGGGCTGGGAAGAGAGAGGCGCACCACTCAATACCAAAGTAAACCAAGATAAAACTTACTATTTGGGCAATGAAATCAATGGCCACGAGTTACCATCTTGGGCAGTACCTAGCACGTTACACAATGACGGAAACTACATCATAAGTCTGGGCAGTCTGTGCCGTTGGATGGCATCGCAAGCAGAAAACCTAGGTGTAGAAATCTACCCCGGCTTTAGTGCTAACCGAGCCATTATTGATGAACAAAACCGTGTTTGTGGCGTGATCACTGGGGATATGGGGCTCGACAAAAACGGAGAACAGAAAGCCAATTTCGAACCGGGTATCGAGCTTCGTGCTAAGTTTACACTGTTTGCCGAAGGTGCCAGAGGTCATATTGGTAAGCAGTTGATTAACAAGTTTAATCTGGCAGAAGATAAAACACCGCAACATTACGCTATTGGTTTTAAAGAGCTGTGGGAAATACCAGAAGAGCAGCACCAACAAGGGCTAGTTGTTCATGGATTAGGTTGGCCACTTTCTAGCAAAGCAACTGGCGGCAGCTACCTCTATCACCTTGAGGGCAACCAAGTTGCTGTCGGTTTGATTGTTGACCTTAATTACAAGAATCCTCATCTGAGTCCGTTTGACGAATTTCAACGTTTTAAACATCACCCGATGATTGAACAGTACCTAAAAAATGGGAAGCGCATTAGCTATGGTGCGAGAGCCATTACCAAAGGTGGTTTTCATTCCCTTCCTACACAACAATTTGCGGGTGGCTTGTTGATTGGCTGCGATGCTGGAACACTCAATGGAGCTAAAATCAAAGGCACGCATACCGCAATGAAATCAGGCATGATTGCGGCGGAAGCAGTCATTGAAGCGATTTCAAATCAATCGGTTACCGCTGACTATCAGAAACACTTCGAACAGTCTTGGCTCTATGAAGAGCTTTATCAAGCGCGGAACTTCTCTAGCGGTATACACAAATTTGGTTCGTGGCTTGGCGGAGGGTTAGCGCTGCTGGAGCACAACGTGTTAAAAGGCAAAGCAAAGTGGAATATACGTTGCGATAAGCCTGATCACCGAGCGATGGTGTTGGCTAAAAGCAGCAACGTGATTACTTATCCCAAACCTGACGGTGTTTTAAGTTTCGATCGCCTTTCTTCCGTTTATTTGTCCAATATCTTCCATGAAGAAGATCAGCCCTGTCACTTACAACTTACCAGTCATCTCATACCAATTGAGCAGAATTTGGTGCTCTATGCCGAGCCTGCACAGCGTTATTGTCCTGCGGGGGTGTACGAAATTGTGCACAGTGAAAAACAGCCTGAACTACAGATCAATGCAGCAAACTGTATTCACTGTAAGACCTGCGATATCAAGGATCCTAGCCAAAATATTACCTGGACTCCACCAGAGGGTGGCGGTGGTCCTAACTACCCAAATATGTAG
- a CDS encoding electron transfer flavoprotein subunit beta/FixA family protein, which yields MKILVPIKRVIDPYIKVRVKADNSDVETNNVKMTINPFCEIAVEEAVRLKEQGIADEVIVMSAGGAQCQEQLRTALALGADRAIHIDTADKIEPLVVAKLLKALVEQEQPQLVITGKQSIDTDNNQVAQMLAALLDWPQATFASDVKIEDQKVQVVREVDGGLMTVAMNLPAVISTDLRLNEPRFASLPNIMKAKRKPLDTVTPESLGVEVTFSQTITEVTPPAARKGGIKVESVSELLDKLRNEAKVIS from the coding sequence GTGAAAATACTAGTGCCAATTAAAAGGGTCATTGACCCCTACATTAAAGTTCGTGTTAAAGCGGACAATAGCGATGTTGAAACCAATAACGTCAAGATGACGATTAACCCATTTTGCGAAATCGCCGTTGAAGAAGCAGTGCGACTTAAAGAACAAGGGATTGCAGATGAAGTCATCGTGATGAGTGCTGGCGGTGCACAGTGCCAGGAACAGTTGCGTACTGCCCTTGCGCTGGGAGCCGATCGAGCCATTCATATCGACACGGCGGACAAAATTGAACCGCTTGTCGTTGCAAAATTACTTAAAGCGCTGGTCGAGCAAGAGCAGCCGCAATTGGTCATTACAGGCAAACAATCGATCGATACGGACAATAACCAAGTCGCTCAAATGCTGGCCGCTTTGCTTGATTGGCCACAAGCAACATTCGCATCGGATGTGAAGATTGAAGACCAAAAAGTGCAAGTTGTGCGAGAAGTTGATGGCGGATTGATGACGGTAGCAATGAATTTGCCTGCGGTGATCAGCACTGACTTACGCTTGAACGAACCTCGTTTTGCTTCATTACCTAATATCATGAAGGCCAAACGCAAACCCCTAGATACAGTGACACCTGAAAGCCTAGGCGTTGAAGTGACGTTTAGCCAAACCATCACGGAAGTTACTCCACCAGCGGCTAGAAAAGGCGGTATCAAAGTGGAGTCTGTTTCAGAACTTCTCGATAAGCTACGTAACGAAGCAAAGGTGATTTCATGA
- a CDS encoding electron transfer flavoprotein subunit alpha/FixB family protein encodes MKNLIIAEHDNNQLHADTLKVVNAACQVSQDNTLLVVGFQCEEVAQQASRVDGISKVICIDDESLVHQFAENIAPVVVGLAEGFDGIWANSSSKGKDLAPRIAAKCGVGQISDIVQVVDEKTFIRPIYAGNAFAKVTSNDSLRVVTVRASAFDPVACNNQVDIEHQPLTVQSPVVELITIDKTISERPELTAAEVVISGGRGVGSKENFALIEKVADKLGAAIGASRAAVDAGFVANDLQVGQTGKIVAPKLYIAVGISGAIQHLAGMKESKVIVAINKDPDSPIFEIADYGLVGDLFDVLPQLAEQL; translated from the coding sequence ATGAAGAATCTAATTATTGCAGAACATGACAACAACCAACTGCACGCCGATACGTTGAAAGTGGTTAATGCTGCATGCCAAGTGAGCCAAGACAACACTCTGTTGGTCGTTGGTTTCCAGTGTGAAGAAGTGGCGCAACAAGCGAGCCGCGTCGATGGTATCTCGAAGGTAATTTGCATAGATGACGAATCGCTGGTGCACCAATTCGCAGAAAATATCGCGCCTGTCGTAGTCGGACTTGCTGAAGGCTTTGACGGCATTTGGGCTAACTCATCATCCAAAGGCAAAGATCTTGCGCCACGTATCGCAGCCAAGTGTGGAGTCGGGCAAATCTCGGATATCGTTCAAGTGGTGGATGAAAAAACGTTTATCCGCCCTATTTACGCAGGCAACGCTTTCGCTAAAGTGACTTCAAATGACAGTTTGCGTGTGGTCACCGTGCGCGCGTCGGCCTTTGATCCTGTTGCTTGTAACAATCAAGTTGATATCGAGCATCAACCACTTACGGTTCAATCACCTGTCGTCGAACTAATCACGATCGATAAAACCATTTCAGAACGACCTGAACTCACCGCCGCAGAAGTGGTGATCTCGGGTGGCCGAGGTGTGGGAAGCAAAGAAAACTTCGCACTGATTGAGAAAGTCGCCGACAAACTTGGGGCAGCAATTGGGGCGTCCCGCGCTGCCGTTGATGCTGGCTTTGTGGCTAACGACTTGCAAGTTGGTCAAACCGGTAAAATTGTCGCACCTAAGCTTTACATAGCGGTTGGGATCTCCGGCGCTATCCAGCACTTGGCGGGAATGAAAGAGTCGAAGGTGATTGTCGCCATCAACAAAGATCCGGATTCTCCCATCTTCGAAATCGCCGATTACGGATTAGTAGGCGACCTATTTGATGTGTTACCTCAGCTCGCTGAGCAGTTGTAA